The following DNA comes from Kitasatospora sp. NBC_01287.
CTGGCGCAGGGAGATCCGGTTGCCGTCCGGATCCGTCGCCTCGATCCGGATCCCGAAGCCGTAGTCCTCCGGTTCGGGCTTGTCGAACGGCACACCGCGGTCGCGGAAGACCTTGAAGTCCGCCCGCAGGTCGTCCGATTCGAGGAGGACCGGACCGGGCGTCGCGCCCTGCTGCGGGCCGGCCGGCTGCCCCGAGGCGGCGGTGTTCGACCAGAGGATGATGTCGAGCGCACTGCCGGGGACGCCGACGGTGAGGAAGC
Coding sequences within:
- a CDS encoding VOC family protein, whose protein sequence is MLTNIMYVTLYVTDQDRALRFYTEQLGLEKRVDHPGPDGRFLTVGVPGSALDIILWSNTAASGQPAGPQQGATPGPVLLESDDLRADFKVFRDRGVPFDKPEPEDYGFGIRIEATDPDGNRISLRQRASWQSPRES